One genomic segment of Panicum virgatum strain AP13 chromosome 2N, P.virgatum_v5, whole genome shotgun sequence includes these proteins:
- the LOC120660904 gene encoding tuliposide A-converting enzyme 1, chloroplastic-like → MDPSSEVILDCPFFRIYSDRRIDRLIGTTTVPPSFDGSTGVTSKDVVIDGDTGLYVRLYLPDTASRSDADSKKLPVLVYFHGGGFVTQSAASPVYQRFLNSLAARAGLLVVSVNYRLAPEHPLPAGYEDSLRAFKWAVSDGGDPWLSQHGDLGRLFLAGDSAGGNIVHNVAMMAAAEGEAGSAAGARIEGAVLLHAGFGGREPIDGETPEWAAFSEKLWAFAFPEATDGADDPRMNPLVAAAPSLRNLPCKRVLVCAAEQDLVRPRDWAYYEALAASGWSGSVEWFESKGQEHVFFLFKPGCDDTVVLMDRLVAFFAGK, encoded by the coding sequence ATGGATCCGAGCTCGGAAGTCATACTGGACTGTCCGTTCTTCCGCATCTACAGCGACCGGCGCATCGACCGCCTGATCGGCACCACCACCGTGCCGCCCAGCTTCGACGGCAGCACCGGCGTCACGTCGAAGGATGTCGTCATCGACGGCGACACTGGCCTCTACGTTCGCCTCTACCTCCCGGACACGGCCTCCCGGTCCGACGCCGACAGCAAGAAGCTCCCCGTGCTGGTCTacttccacggcggcggcttcgtCACCCAGTCGGCGGCGTCTCCGGTGTACCAGCGCTTCCTCAATTCCCTGGCCGCGAGGGCCGGCCTGCTCGTCGTCTCCGTCAACTACCGCCTCGCGCCCGAGCACCCTCTGCCGGCCGGCTACGAGGACTCGCTCCGCGCGTTCAAGTGGGCGGTCTCTGACGGCGGGGATCCCTGGCTGTCGCAGCACGGCGACCTCGGCCGCCTCTTCCTGGCCGGCGACAGCGCCGGCGGGAACATCGTCCACAACGTCGCGATGATGGCCGCGGCCGAAGGCGAggcgggctcggcggcgggggcgcggatCGAGGGCGCGGTCCTGCTCCACGCGGGGTTCGGCGGGAGGGAGCCCATCGACGGGGAGACGCCGGAGTGGGCGGCGTTCTCGGAGAAGCTGTGGGCGTTCGCGTTCCCCGAGGCGACGGACGGCGCGGACGATCCGCGGATGAACCCCTTGGTCGCCGCGGCGCCGAGCCTGCGGAACCTTCCGTGCAAGAGGGTCCtcgtctgcgcggcggagcaggactTGGTGCGGCCGAGGGACTGGGCGTACTACGAGGCCCTCGCGGCGAGCGGGTGGAGCGGCTCGGTGGAGTGGTTCGAGTCCAAGGGCCAGGAGcatgtcttcttcctcttcaagcCCGGCTGCGATGACACCGTGGTGCTCATGGACCGGCTCGTCGCTTTCTTCGCCGGGAAATGA